The following proteins come from a genomic window of Rutidosis leptorrhynchoides isolate AG116_Rl617_1_P2 chromosome 10, CSIRO_AGI_Rlap_v1, whole genome shotgun sequence:
- the LOC139871647 gene encoding uncharacterized protein isoform X1, translating into MPFQMKIQPIDIQTFEESVNFESPATVKPVLKSRLKRLFDRKNNSEKTYSEVKDVELEPSSVCLAKMVQNFIEDAVPEKPKCGRTRCNCFNGNINDISDDEFDLSTAGFFGYSTETLKSLTPCSSITQRNLLADTAKIIEKNKICKRKDELRKLVAEGLVLFGHDASICKSHWEKTSSYPAGEYEYIDVISEERDRIIIDIDFRSEFEIARPMGNYKAILQSLPYIFVGEADRLQQIISIVSEAATLSLKKKGMHVPPWRKFDYMKSKWLSSHIRIPSPLTVILPPFPSPMPPTPPPTPDGTAVPKQVFSEEAVESETRSLESSQGKGGDATGELLEIKSDDGFETSAVGTWQPPAIKPRNVERGSKLVVTGLASLFREKA; encoded by the exons ATGCCTTTCCAGATGAAGATTCAACCGATTGATATTCAGACTTTTGAAGAATCGGTTAATTTTGAGTCTCCAGCGACAGTTAAACCGGTTTTAAAATCTCGATTGAAGAGACTCTTTGATCGGAAGAATAATTCTGAGAAAACATACAGTGAAGTGAAAGATGTTGAACTCGAACCGAGTTCTgtatgtttggctaaaatggttcAAAATTTTATAGAAGATGCAGTTCCTGAAAAGCCGAAATGCGGTCGTACTCGTTGCAATTGTTTTAATGGTAACATTAATGATATTTCTGATGACGAATTCGATCTCTCTACTGCTGGATTCTTCGGTTATTCAACCGAAACTCTAAAG AGTTTGACGCCTTGTTCGAGTATCACTCAACGAAATCTGTTAGCAGACACCGCCAAAATCATCGAGAAAAACAAAATCTGTAAACGGAAAGATGAATTGAGGAAACTTGTTGCTGAAGGATTAGTATTATTCGGTCACGATGCATCAATTTGTAAATCTCATTGGGAGAAAACATCATCCTATCCAGCAG gtGAATATGAATATATAGATGTTATCAGTGAAGAACGAGATAGGATAATAATTGATATAGATTTTAGATCTGAGTTTGAAATAGCTCGACCTATGGGAAACTATAAAGCAATCCTTCAATCGTTACCGTACATTTTCGTCGGTGAAGCCGATCGTTTGCAACAGATTATTTCGATTGTTTCTGAAGCAGCGACACTGAGCTTGAAGAAGAAAGGAATGCATGTTCCTCCATGGCGGAAATTTGATTACATGAAATCTAAATGGCTGTCGTCACACATCCGTATACCGTCGCCGTTGACGGTGATACTACCTCCATTTCCGTCGCCGATGCCACCGACTCCACCGCCAACACCTGACGGAACCGCAGTACCGAAACAAGTTTTTTCTGAAGAGGCGGTTGAGTCGGAAACGAGGTCGTTGGAGTCGAGTCAAGGTAAAGGAGGTGATGCGACTGGTGAATTGTTGGAGATTAAGTCCGATGACGGTTTTGAGACGTCGGCGGTGGGGACGTGGCAGCCGCCGGCGATCAAACCGAGGAATGTAGAGAGAGGAAGTAAATTAGTGGTTACCGGATTAGCTTCTCTTTTCAGAGAGAAAGCATGA
- the LOC139871647 gene encoding uncharacterized protein isoform X2 produces the protein MKIQPIDIQTFEESVNFESPATVKPVLKSRLKRLFDRKNNSEKTYSEVKDVELEPSSVCLAKMVQNFIEDAVPEKPKCGRTRCNCFNGNINDISDDEFDLSTAGFFGYSTETLKSLTPCSSITQRNLLADTAKIIEKNKICKRKDELRKLVAEGLVLFGHDASICKSHWEKTSSYPAGEYEYIDVISEERDRIIIDIDFRSEFEIARPMGNYKAILQSLPYIFVGEADRLQQIISIVSEAATLSLKKKGMHVPPWRKFDYMKSKWLSSHIRIPSPLTVILPPFPSPMPPTPPPTPDGTAVPKQVFSEEAVESETRSLESSQGKGGDATGELLEIKSDDGFETSAVGTWQPPAIKPRNVERGSKLVVTGLASLFREKA, from the exons ATGAAGATTCAACCGATTGATATTCAGACTTTTGAAGAATCGGTTAATTTTGAGTCTCCAGCGACAGTTAAACCGGTTTTAAAATCTCGATTGAAGAGACTCTTTGATCGGAAGAATAATTCTGAGAAAACATACAGTGAAGTGAAAGATGTTGAACTCGAACCGAGTTCTgtatgtttggctaaaatggttcAAAATTTTATAGAAGATGCAGTTCCTGAAAAGCCGAAATGCGGTCGTACTCGTTGCAATTGTTTTAATGGTAACATTAATGATATTTCTGATGACGAATTCGATCTCTCTACTGCTGGATTCTTCGGTTATTCAACCGAAACTCTAAAG AGTTTGACGCCTTGTTCGAGTATCACTCAACGAAATCTGTTAGCAGACACCGCCAAAATCATCGAGAAAAACAAAATCTGTAAACGGAAAGATGAATTGAGGAAACTTGTTGCTGAAGGATTAGTATTATTCGGTCACGATGCATCAATTTGTAAATCTCATTGGGAGAAAACATCATCCTATCCAGCAG gtGAATATGAATATATAGATGTTATCAGTGAAGAACGAGATAGGATAATAATTGATATAGATTTTAGATCTGAGTTTGAAATAGCTCGACCTATGGGAAACTATAAAGCAATCCTTCAATCGTTACCGTACATTTTCGTCGGTGAAGCCGATCGTTTGCAACAGATTATTTCGATTGTTTCTGAAGCAGCGACACTGAGCTTGAAGAAGAAAGGAATGCATGTTCCTCCATGGCGGAAATTTGATTACATGAAATCTAAATGGCTGTCGTCACACATCCGTATACCGTCGCCGTTGACGGTGATACTACCTCCATTTCCGTCGCCGATGCCACCGACTCCACCGCCAACACCTGACGGAACCGCAGTACCGAAACAAGTTTTTTCTGAAGAGGCGGTTGAGTCGGAAACGAGGTCGTTGGAGTCGAGTCAAGGTAAAGGAGGTGATGCGACTGGTGAATTGTTGGAGATTAAGTCCGATGACGGTTTTGAGACGTCGGCGGTGGGGACGTGGCAGCCGCCGGCGATCAAACCGAGGAATGTAGAGAGAGGAAGTAAATTAGTGGTTACCGGATTAGCTTCTCTTTTCAGAGAGAAAGCATGA